In Cytophagia bacterium CHB2, the following proteins share a genomic window:
- a CDS encoding histidine kinase produces MHRRSATQFDTIKVIEILKTVLGAICPGRCSCGFNKGHPHLLSLRPWKRRALRNKLRRISFLFALGISLPAAANSPRHYLTFEQISIEQGLSQSIVYCILQDQKGFLWFGTEDGLNKFDGYNFTILRHDPHQANSLSYNEIRAMYEDSSGALWIGTFFGGLNKYDPAKQRFTNYRNIPGNPQSLSHNNVRVIYEDKSGNLWIGTDDGLNKFDRTKEGFTRFQHDADTPNSLSDNVVNTIYQDRAGILWIGTNGGLNALLLGASDASSTFQHYRHDPGDRRSLSNDTVTAIYEARAGALWIGTQNGLNRLISAAGAQASHAFVRYQNDLRHSNSLSHNDIRALFEDKDGTLWIGTNGGGLNLLDRERKTFTRFQNNPHDPASISYNQIYVICEDRSGIIWLGTYGGGVNKVVNRQKPFALYQPDPNDPNSLPQEIVWALYEDENGILWIGTHGGGLTRFDHKKNQYTHFQHDPNNLNSLSNNIVRLIYPARGDPHILWIGTHGGGLNRFDLKSGKFTRYQHAPNDPTSISHNELRSIYQDLSGALWIGTNGGGLNKLSLNANEASSPKFTRYQHDPNNPTSLSNDFVRAIYEDPREAGQVLWIATQGGGLNKFDRQTEMFTHYRADANLPNSLNNDYILCLHADQTGLFWLGTWGGGLNKFDREKGVLAYYTIREGLPSNEIYGMLEDGSGNLWISSNHGLSRFNPAAEVFKNYSVEDGLQSNEFNGGAFFKSKNGEMFFGGIHGFNAFYPQNIKDNPHVPPVVITGFSKFNKDVRLETSITAAQQLKLSYKDYVFSFEFAALDFTAPMKNQYAYKMEGLDQDWIYTDAQRRFATFTTLAPGNYRFRVKGSNNDGLWNEIGASLAIAIHPPVWRTEWFQIFSALLLLGLIYFGFRQRVKHVRMKAELHAAHEAQMSIMPQDDPHIEGFDISGICLPANEVGGDFFDYLWLGEAQTKFGIVIGDVSGKAMQAAMTAVMASGMIYAKTDEGLPVKEVMTRLNRPMYSKIKRDMFTALCFIALDIKTKILTFTNAGLIEPLLKSGNAAIPLEAAGTTHPLGLVRDNVYQERTMQLKSGDVLILVTDGIIEEFNRAKEFYGENRLRKLIQAMNTAALSAQAIRNQIIAAVKRFSGMTAQDDDMTVIVIKVI; encoded by the coding sequence TTGCATCGGCGATCGGCAACACAATTTGACACGATCAAGGTGATAGAGATTCTAAAAACTGTACTCGGCGCTATTTGCCCGGGGCGTTGCTCTTGTGGCTTTAATAAAGGGCATCCGCATCTGCTCTCGTTACGGCCGTGGAAGCGCCGAGCGTTGCGCAATAAGCTGAGGCGCATTTCGTTCCTGTTCGCACTTGGCATCAGCTTGCCAGCCGCCGCCAACAGCCCGCGTCATTATCTTACCTTCGAGCAAATTTCCATCGAACAGGGCCTGTCACAGAGTATTGTCTATTGCATCTTGCAGGATCAAAAGGGATTCTTGTGGTTCGGCACGGAAGATGGATTGAACAAATTCGATGGCTACAATTTTACCATCCTGCGGCACGACCCGCATCAAGCGAACAGCCTCAGCTACAATGAAATTCGCGCGATGTATGAAGATAGTTCCGGCGCGTTGTGGATTGGAACGTTCTTTGGCGGTTTGAATAAGTATGATCCGGCGAAACAACGTTTCACGAATTACCGCAATATTCCCGGTAATCCGCAGAGCCTGAGCCACAACAATGTCAGGGTGATTTATGAGGATAAGTCCGGTAACCTGTGGATCGGAACAGACGATGGGTTGAATAAATTTGACCGGACGAAGGAAGGGTTCACGCGTTTTCAACACGACGCGGATACGCCCAACAGTTTGAGCGATAATGTGGTCAATACCATTTATCAAGATCGCGCCGGCATACTCTGGATTGGTACCAACGGCGGTTTGAATGCGCTTCTGCTCGGCGCCAGCGATGCTTCATCAACCTTTCAACATTATCGGCATGATCCTGGTGATCGGCGCAGCCTCAGCAATGATACTGTCACTGCAATTTATGAAGCACGCGCAGGCGCGCTCTGGATCGGCACGCAAAATGGATTGAATCGGCTCATATCCGCTGCAGGCGCGCAAGCGTCTCACGCATTTGTCCGTTATCAAAATGACTTGCGGCATTCCAACAGTCTAAGCCACAATGACATCAGAGCCCTTTTCGAAGACAAAGACGGCACGCTTTGGATTGGCACGAATGGCGGCGGACTCAATTTGCTGGATCGTGAACGCAAGACGTTCACGCGTTTTCAGAACAACCCGCACGACCCAGCGAGCATCAGCTACAATCAGATTTATGTGATTTGCGAAGATCGCTCCGGCATTATCTGGTTGGGAACTTATGGCGGCGGCGTCAACAAGGTCGTCAACCGGCAGAAACCTTTTGCGCTTTATCAACCTGATCCGAACGATCCCAACAGCCTGCCGCAGGAAATCGTTTGGGCGTTATATGAAGATGAGAACGGAATTTTGTGGATTGGAACGCACGGCGGCGGCCTCACGCGCTTTGACCATAAAAAAAATCAATATACCCATTTTCAACACGATCCGAATAATTTGAACAGTTTGAGCAATAACATTGTCAGATTGATTTATCCGGCCCGCGGCGATCCGCATATTTTATGGATCGGCACACACGGCGGGGGACTCAATCGCTTCGATCTCAAATCGGGAAAGTTCACACGATATCAGCATGCCCCTAACGATCCCACCAGCATCAGTCACAACGAATTGCGGTCGATTTATCAGGATCTTTCCGGAGCCCTCTGGATTGGCACCAACGGCGGCGGGCTGAATAAGCTGAGCTTGAATGCCAACGAAGCGTCTTCCCCGAAATTCACTCGCTACCAGCACGACCCGAACAATCCCACCAGCCTTAGCAATGATTTTGTTCGCGCCATTTATGAAGATCCTCGTGAGGCCGGACAGGTGTTGTGGATTGCCACCCAGGGCGGCGGACTCAACAAATTCGATCGTCAGACTGAAATGTTTACGCATTACCGCGCCGATGCCAACCTCCCCAACAGCCTAAACAATGATTACATCCTTTGTCTCCATGCGGATCAAACCGGCCTATTTTGGTTGGGAACTTGGGGCGGCGGCCTCAACAAGTTTGATCGCGAAAAGGGGGTGCTGGCGTATTACACCATTCGTGAAGGATTGCCCAGCAATGAAATTTACGGCATGCTCGAAGACGGTAGCGGAAATCTTTGGATCAGCAGCAACCATGGCCTGTCGCGATTCAACCCCGCCGCCGAAGTCTTCAAGAACTATAGCGTGGAAGACGGGCTGCAAAGCAACGAATTCAACGGCGGTGCATTCTTCAAAAGCAAAAACGGCGAGATGTTTTTCGGCGGTATTCACGGGTTCAATGCCTTCTATCCGCAAAACATCAAAGACAATCCCCACGTTCCGCCGGTGGTAATAACCGGTTTTTCGAAATTCAACAAAGACGTCCGTCTGGAGACCTCGATTACGGCAGCGCAACAGTTGAAGCTTTCCTATAAAGATTATGTCTTTTCATTCGAGTTTGCTGCGCTGGATTTTACCGCGCCGATGAAAAACCAATATGCCTACAAAATGGAAGGGTTGGATCAAGACTGGATTTACACCGATGCCCAAAGGCGGTTTGCGACCTTCACCACGCTTGCTCCCGGCAATTATCGGTTTCGCGTTAAAGGCTCCAACAACGACGGCTTGTGGAATGAGATCGGAGCCTCCCTGGCCATTGCCATTCATCCGCCCGTCTGGAGAACGGAATGGTTCCAGATATTTTCTGCCCTGTTGCTGCTCGGGTTAATCTATTTTGGCTTTCGGCAGCGAGTCAAGCATGTGCGCATGAAAGCCGAGTTACACGCGGCGCACGAAGCGCAGATGTCGATCATGCCGCAGGATGATCCGCACATCGAGGGTTTCGACATTTCTGGCATTTGCCTGCCGGCGAATGAAGTGGGCGGAGATTTTTTTGACTATCTCTGGCTGGGCGAGGCGCAAACTAAATTCGGCATAGTGATTGGCGATGTTTCCGGCAAAGCTATGCAAGCCGCGATGACCGCGGTGATGGCCAGCGGCATGATCTACGCCAAAACCGACGAAGGACTTCCGGTCAAAGAAGTCATGACGCGCTTGAACCGGCCGATGTATTCCAAAATCAAACGCGATATGTTCACGGCGCTGTGTTTCATCGCGCTCGATATCAAAACGAAAATACTCACGTTCACCAATGCCGGATTGATCGAGCCGTTGCTTAAAAGTGGAAATGCCGCCATTCCTTTGGAAGCTGCCGGCACCACCCATCCTTTGGGTCTGGTGCGCGATAACGTCTATCAAGAAAGAACGATGCAATTGAAGTCCGGTGATGTGCTGATACTCGTCACCGATGGCATCATTGAGGAATTCAATCGCGCTAAAGAGTTCTATGGCGAAAACAGGCTGAGAAAACTCATTCAAGCAATGAACACCGCGGCCCTTTCCGCTCAAGCCATTCGGAATCAGATCATCGCCGCGGTGAAACGCTTCTCCGGCATGACGGCGCAAGACGATGATATGACCGTGATCGTGATTAAAGTGATTTGA
- a CDS encoding YbhB/YbcL family Raf kinase inhibitor-like protein, with the protein MELKSLVFDAGGSIPKKYTCDGPDLSPPLIWNTVPDRTQSLALICDDPDAPMGVWVHWVIFNLPADARELPESVPPQKMLPNGAKQGLNDFRRIGYGGPCPPSGEHRYFFKLFALDAKLDLEAGAKKADLLKAMEGHILSESKLMGKYRRRQ; encoded by the coding sequence ATGGAGCTCAAAAGCCTAGTGTTTGATGCCGGCGGTTCAATTCCGAAAAAATACACTTGTGATGGACCAGATCTTTCGCCGCCTTTGATTTGGAACACTGTTCCCGATAGAACGCAGAGCCTCGCATTGATCTGCGATGATCCGGATGCGCCCATGGGCGTGTGGGTGCATTGGGTGATTTTCAACCTGCCCGCCGACGCCAGAGAGCTGCCGGAAAGTGTGCCGCCGCAAAAGATGCTCCCGAATGGCGCCAAACAAGGCCTCAATGATTTTCGCAGGATCGGCTATGGCGGGCCCTGCCCGCCCAGCGGCGAGCACCGCTATTTTTTCAAGCTCTTCGCCCTGGACGCCAAGCTCGATCTCGAAGCCGGCGCTAAAAAAGCGGATTTGCTCAAAGCCATGGAAGGGCACATTCTATCCGAAAGCAAACTAATGGGGAAGTATCGGCGGCGACAATGA
- a CDS encoding prenyltransferase produces the protein MRPSFLLLAPCCVFLGIGTAVWTAGRVNIWHIALILAGAISAHISVNALNEYFDFKSGLDFRTQRTAFSGGSGTLPAHAPAARLALATGLTALMITSCIGIYFLFVAGWLLLPLGLFGLLLILLYTGWLTRNPWLSLIAPGLGFGPFMVMGTDFVLTGAYSWTALIASLSPFFLVSDLLLLNQFPDIEADRSVGRKHFPIFAGAKISSLIYGAFLLLAYLSIILGVAGKLLPAASLLGLITIGAAIPAFLGAYRHGNDARKLAPFMTMNVLINLVTPVLVAAGLLMG, from the coding sequence ATGCGCCCTTCCTTCTTGCTGCTGGCTCCCTGTTGCGTATTTCTGGGAATCGGAACAGCAGTGTGGACTGCCGGTAGGGTCAATATCTGGCACATCGCATTGATACTTGCCGGTGCAATTTCTGCCCATATCAGCGTCAATGCCTTGAATGAGTATTTTGATTTCAAAAGCGGCCTGGATTTTCGCACACAACGCACCGCCTTCAGCGGCGGCAGCGGGACATTGCCGGCGCATGCGCCCGCTGCGCGACTGGCGCTGGCAACAGGATTAACGGCGCTGATGATTACCTCTTGCATTGGCATCTATTTTCTATTCGTTGCCGGTTGGTTGCTGTTGCCTCTGGGCTTGTTTGGGCTTTTGCTCATCTTGCTCTACACCGGTTGGTTGACGCGAAATCCCTGGTTATCATTGATTGCCCCCGGATTGGGTTTCGGGCCGTTTATGGTGATGGGAACGGATTTCGTTCTCACCGGCGCCTATTCCTGGACCGCGTTGATCGCTTCATTGTCGCCGTTTTTTCTGGTAAGTGATCTATTGCTCTTGAATCAGTTCCCGGACATTGAGGCAGACAGAAGTGTGGGAAGAAAACATTTCCCCATTTTTGCCGGCGCCAAGATCAGCAGTTTGATTTATGGCGCCTTTCTCTTGCTGGCTTATCTCTCGATCATCTTGGGCGTAGCCGGGAAGTTATTGCCCGCCGCCAGTCTGCTTGGCTTGATAACCATCGGCGCGGCGATCCCCGCTTTCCTCGGCGCCTATCGCCATGGCAACGATGCTAGGAAGCTCGCGCCTTTTATGACGATGAATGTTCTGATTAATCTGGTCACGCCCGTGTTGGTTGCCGCTGGCCTGTTGATGGGATAA
- a CDS encoding DNA alkylation repair protein, which yields MKHEEKLATLLLEIEQVFTDHAQVLLAAQCARFFKEGYDAYGIPEKLLHEKAQQWSQAHADLGLQGFLDLGDRLWQSGMYEEGSLAILFIIPFRREVDWKTFVRLGNWLSSGVRNWAHTDLLCGELLSHCLVNEIVPLQALSSWRASTSKWKRRAVPVSMLGLLKTGEGIDTLLEFIRPLMLDDERVVQQGLGWFLKEAWKKYPKPVEKFLLEWKDSAPPLIFQYAAEKMSPEKRARFRVEKRKPLAGAKAFGLV from the coding sequence ATGAAACATGAGGAAAAATTAGCAACGCTTTTGCTGGAGATTGAACAGGTTTTTACAGACCACGCCCAAGTGCTGCTCGCCGCACAGTGCGCCCGTTTTTTCAAGGAAGGGTATGACGCTTACGGCATTCCGGAGAAGCTGCTGCATGAGAAGGCGCAGCAATGGTCGCAAGCGCACGCCGATTTGGGGTTGCAAGGCTTTCTTGATTTGGGCGATCGCCTGTGGCAAAGCGGCATGTATGAAGAAGGCAGTCTGGCAATTTTGTTTATCATCCCTTTTCGCCGTGAAGTTGATTGGAAAACGTTTGTGCGCTTGGGAAATTGGCTCAGCTCGGGCGTGCGCAACTGGGCGCATACGGATCTGCTGTGCGGCGAATTGCTTTCGCATTGTTTAGTGAATGAAATTGTGCCATTGCAAGCCCTGTCTTCTTGGCGCGCCTCAACTTCCAAGTGGAAGCGCCGCGCCGTGCCGGTGAGCATGTTGGGGTTGCTCAAAACCGGCGAGGGAATTGACACACTTCTCGAATTTATCCGGCCGCTGATGCTGGACGATGAGCGTGTCGTGCAGCAAGGCCTGGGTTGGTTCTTGAAAGAAGCGTGGAAAAAATATCCGAAGCCCGTGGAGAAGTTTTTGCTGGAATGGAAGGACTCTGCGCCGCCTTTGATTTTTCAGTATGCCGCCGAGAAAATGAGTCCGGAAAAACGGGCGCGTTTTCGTGTGGAGAAAAGAAAGCCCCTGGCCGGGGCGAAGGCATTTGGCCTTGTCTGA